The following coding sequences lie in one Spirosoma sp. KUDC1026 genomic window:
- a CDS encoding OmpA family protein has translation MNNTLKNTGTKSLAILMTASILTAGTMTGCKNSGGNMNKTQKGAAVGGGGGALVGGIIGRKTGNTALGAIIGATVGGAAGAVIGRRMDKQAEEMKRSMPNAEIERVGEGIKITFGSDILFDVNSAELKSATKRQLTEFAQTLNKYEDTDILIEGHADATGPDDLNQRLSERRADAVGNYLEQQGVKTTRVKEKGYGESQPIADNSTEAGRQKNRRVDIAVYANKQMQRDAKDGKLDN, from the coding sequence ATGAATAATACATTAAAGAACACCGGCACTAAGTCACTAGCTATTCTTATGACCGCTAGTATTTTGACGGCAGGTACCATGACGGGCTGTAAAAACTCGGGTGGTAATATGAATAAAACCCAAAAAGGAGCAGCCGTCGGTGGTGGTGGTGGCGCCTTGGTGGGAGGCATTATAGGCCGAAAAACAGGCAACACTGCTCTGGGAGCTATCATCGGAGCTACGGTCGGTGGTGCGGCAGGGGCCGTCATCGGTCGACGGATGGACAAGCAGGCGGAAGAGATGAAACGAAGCATGCCGAACGCCGAAATTGAACGCGTTGGCGAAGGGATTAAAATTACGTTTGGTTCCGATATTCTGTTCGACGTCAATTCTGCCGAATTGAAATCAGCCACCAAACGCCAGCTGACCGAGTTTGCACAGACGCTCAACAAATACGAAGACACGGATATTCTGATTGAAGGCCATGCGGATGCTACCGGCCCTGACGATCTTAATCAGCGCCTGTCCGAACGCCGGGCCGACGCAGTAGGAAACTATCTGGAGCAGCAGGGGGTAAAAACCACGCGGGTTAAAGAAAAAGGATATGGCGAAAGCCAACCTATTGCCGATAACTCAACAGAAGCTGGCCGCCAGAAAAACCGTCGTGTTGACATTGCCGTTTATGCCAACAAACAGATGCAGCGCGATGCTAAAGATGGTAAACTAGACAACTAA
- a CDS encoding DUF2945 domain-containing protein: MATIKKGDDVTWKWGKGQAEGIVTEVHKSDVEKTIKGKKIKRKGSEEEPALVIEQDDAKVVKSASEVDKK, encoded by the coding sequence ATGGCAACGATTAAGAAAGGTGACGACGTAACCTGGAAGTGGGGCAAAGGACAGGCAGAAGGCATTGTCACTGAAGTTCATAAAAGTGACGTTGAAAAGACCATAAAAGGCAAAAAGATTAAGCGCAAGGGTTCGGAAGAGGAGCCCGCGCTTGTGATTGAACAAGATGATGCTAAAGTAGTTAAATCGGCGAGTGAAGTCGATAAAAAGTAA